GGTCATTATTTCCACCTCTATTCAAATCCACCCTGTCCCCGATACAACCTCACCGGCTTGTCCAGCTTTAATTTCAATACGGTGATATACTCGTCTTGTACCCCGGGAGGCAGATCGATATAGACCAGGCCAGGCACTTTGCTCCAGCTTATTTTACCTACTATCTTGGGAGTAAGTTTGGTACCCTTTCCCAGGATAGTGATCTCCGTAATTTTATTGTCAAGTCCTTTTATCATCAATGGCCCATGAGAATCGCCATGCACAAAGAGATATAAGGTGCTCGAATCTTTTGACATCGTGGTGGGCCCATAATAGTGCCCCTGTGGTATCCCTCCAAGGGTGTTGAATATGGCTTCGCCATTGCGGTTATTCCAGGCTCCCAGTTCTTTCAGTACGTGTATTTGTTCATCAGGGATGGTACCGTCTGCTTTTGGCCCCATATCGAGGAGTAGATTGCCTCCGTTAGCGACCGCATCGACAAAGATGGAGATCACTTCGTAAGGCGTTTTCCAATTATTGTCATGATGAAAACCCCAGTTGTCGTTGGTCGTCATGCACAGTTCCCACCAGGGATGGGGTGGTCGGGTGACCGGGAAATTTTGTTCTGGAGTAGCATAATCTCCATGGCCCTGCAAGCGACCATTGATGATCGCAGCAGGATTGTGCGCCAGGATCATCTGTCGTACTTTCTCTGCTTCCCATTCTTCGGCACTGTGCTCCCAATCACCATCAAACCACCAGAGATCCGGGTTAAACAGGGTACTGATTTCTTTGATTTGTCCCTGAAAAAAATCTCTAAATCTAGCCCATCGGGCATAATCATTCTGTATGCGATATCGGGAGCTGTCACTTAAAAAACCGGGATAATCGGGATGGGACCAATCTAACAAAGAAAAGTAAGCACCGCATTTGATATTTCTTTTGCGAAGTTCTTCAAAAAAAGGCTTGATCATATCTTTTTTTGCCGGGGTAGCTTTGACGATGCTCAGGTCATTCATTTTGGTGTCATACATGGCTACGCCATCATGATGTTTGGTGGTGATCACTGCATAGCGGGCTCCGCTTTCTTTGATCAGTCCTGCCCAGGCGGTAGCGTCGTAGTTTTTTAAAGTGAAGCCACCCAACTGCTTCATATAATCCGGATGACTGATTTTTTTATTGTGAAAACTCCAGGATTCGTCTATCCCATTCACTGCATAGATACCGGTATGAATGAATATGCCCAATTTGGCATCAGCAAACCACTGCATTTTCGCACGAAGTGCTGAGTCAGGTCTGGGTGCCTGCGACATCGCAGCTATTAAAATCAAAAACAAAAAGATGGAAGTTAGCAAAGGTCTTTTCATACTTAATATTTAGATGCAAGTATAATAATAATCCCCTGGTATGGAAGATAAGAAAATATTAAGGCAGTACGTTTGATCTGCGGTTTCATCACTCCTTATATATACAGGCTGCTGTTTTTTATTCCGCTGCAAAATAATCCGTCTGACATGAACTTAACCGTATATTTTTGCAGCAATGGATAAAGTAATGCGAATGAATCCAGCACAGATAATTGTGTTTTTTTTAATGTTTCTTACAGGAATGAAAGTCTCATCCCAGACTTCCAGCCTCACGCAAAACATTACCCTTACATCAACCAATCTTCATGAGAGCATGTCAGCCATGATAGGTCTGCCGAATGATTATCAAACAACCAAGGATCAATATCCGGTCGTATTCATTCTGGATGGAGAGACTTATTTTGATCTGACTTGCAAAGCTGCCGCTGAACTTTTAACGGACCATGCCATGCCTCCCTGCATCGTCGTAGGTATCACCAGTCATCATCGCCAAAAAGATTTTACCACACCGGTCACGAAAGGCGCAGGACAGGATGCAGATATTACTACCAGTGGAGGAGCCAATCCATTCTTAGATTATATTGAAAAAGAATTGATCCCGGCCATTGCTAAAAAATACCGCACCCAGCCTCAGTATACTTTGATAGGCCATTCATTGGGCGGGTTGTTAGTCTATCATGCGCTCTATACCAAACCAGGACTTTTCAAAGCTTAT
The window above is part of the Saprospiraceae bacterium genome. Proteins encoded here:
- a CDS encoding alpha/beta hydrolase, with the protein product MKVSSQTSSLTQNITLTSTNLHESMSAMIGLPNDYQTTKDQYPVVFILDGETYFDLTCKAAAELLTDHAMPPCIVVGITSHHRQKDFTTPVTKGAGQDADITTSGGANPFLDYIEKELIPAIAKKYRTQPQYTLIGHSLGGLLVYHALYTKPGLFKAYISIDGSLWWNKGSVGKSAIDFLSHHPLIKTTLFECRKDITQPVRFPVNVELLNYLAQNRPIGLHYKYVELKDKNHATIVLPGIYQGLRFAFANH
- a CDS encoding alpha-L-fucosidase, whose product is MKRPLLTSIFLFLILIAAMSQAPRPDSALRAKMQWFADAKLGIFIHTGIYAVNGIDESWSFHNKKISHPDYMKQLGGFTLKNYDATAWAGLIKESGARYAVITTKHHDGVAMYDTKMNDLSIVKATPAKKDMIKPFFEELRKRNIKCGAYFSLLDWSHPDYPGFLSDSSRYRIQNDYARWARFRDFFQGQIKEISTLFNPDLWWFDGDWEHSAEEWEAEKVRQMILAHNPAAIINGRLQGHGDYATPEQNFPVTRPPHPWWELCMTTNDNWGFHHDNNWKTPYEVISIFVDAVANGGNLLLDMGPKADGTIPDEQIHVLKELGAWNNRNGEAIFNTLGGIPQGHYYGPTTMSKDSSTLYLFVHGDSHGPLMIKGLDNKITEITILGKGTKLTPKIVGKISWSKVPGLVYIDLPPGVQDEYITVLKLKLDKPVRLYRGQGGFE